In a single window of the Synechococcus sp. HK05 genome:
- a CDS encoding DUF2996 domain-containing protein has product MTDSAKPAPAKPAKPPAPEDKPFADFVPNLLIPAIAKEIEAYGGPACELRFEQGAMPVVGSSCWMVVGELPQGRRFWLCFTDEAISSAKTIAVAEAGAEPSLLESFLIDEKKMTLALLVSRLVQRLNGQKWLGAN; this is encoded by the coding sequence GTGACTGATTCCGCCAAGCCAGCCCCCGCCAAGCCGGCCAAACCCCCGGCACCGGAGGACAAGCCCTTCGCCGACTTTGTGCCCAACCTGTTGATCCCCGCCATTGCCAAGGAGATCGAGGCCTACGGCGGTCCCGCCTGTGAGCTGCGCTTTGAGCAAGGGGCGATGCCGGTGGTGGGCAGCTCCTGCTGGATGGTGGTGGGCGAACTGCCCCAGGGCCGCCGCTTCTGGCTGTGCTTCACCGATGAGGCGATCAGCTCCGCCAAAACCATTGCCGTGGCTGAAGCCGGCGCGGAGCCCAGCCTGCTGGAGTCGTTCCTGATCGACGAGAAAAAGATGACCCTGGCGCTGCTGGTGTCGCGCCTGGTGCAGCGCCTGAACGGCCAGAAGTGGCTGGGAGCCAACTAA
- the acsF gene encoding magnesium-protoporphyrin IX monomethyl ester (oxidative) cyclase, translated as MVPPAVATPDTATAIGTPDAPATKDPVKDTILTPRFYTTDFEAMAAMDLSPNEAELEAICEEFRKDYNRHHFVRNEEFEGAADKLDPETRRVFVEFLEQSCTSEFSGFLLYKELSRRIKEKNPLLAECFAHMARDEARHAGFLNKAMSDFGLQLDLGFLTASKAYTYFKPEYIFYATYLSEKIGYWRYIAIFRHLEKNPDSKIFPIFNFFENWCQDENRHGDFFDALMKAQPKSVTGLKARLWCRFFLLAVFATMYVRDVARKEFYEALGLDAREYDKYVIAKTNETSARVFPVVLNVDHPKFYERLEQLVRNNAQLAAADESGAIAPLKLLRKLPYWVANAAEMAKLFLMSPIRSEQYQPAVR; from the coding sequence ATGGTGCCTCCAGCCGTTGCCACGCCCGATACCGCAACAGCCATCGGCACACCCGACGCGCCGGCCACCAAAGACCCGGTGAAGGACACGATCCTCACCCCGCGCTTCTACACCACGGATTTCGAGGCCATGGCGGCCATGGACCTCAGCCCCAACGAGGCTGAGCTGGAAGCCATCTGCGAAGAGTTCCGCAAGGACTACAACCGCCATCACTTCGTTCGCAACGAAGAATTTGAAGGGGCCGCCGACAAGCTCGATCCCGAGACCCGCCGCGTGTTCGTGGAGTTTCTCGAGCAGAGCTGCACCTCCGAGTTTTCCGGCTTCCTCCTCTACAAGGAGCTGAGCCGCCGCATCAAAGAGAAGAACCCGCTGCTGGCTGAGTGCTTTGCGCACATGGCCCGTGATGAGGCCCGCCACGCTGGCTTCCTCAACAAGGCGATGAGCGATTTCGGCCTGCAGCTCGATCTCGGCTTCCTCACCGCCAGCAAGGCCTACACCTACTTCAAGCCTGAATACATCTTCTACGCCACCTACCTGAGCGAGAAGATCGGCTATTGGCGCTACATCGCCATCTTCCGCCACCTCGAGAAGAACCCTGACAGCAAGATCTTCCCGATCTTCAACTTCTTCGAAAACTGGTGCCAGGACGAGAACCGCCATGGCGACTTCTTCGATGCCCTGATGAAGGCCCAGCCCAAGAGCGTCACCGGCCTGAAGGCACGCCTGTGGTGCCGCTTCTTCCTGCTGGCGGTGTTCGCCACCATGTATGTGCGCGACGTAGCCCGCAAGGAGTTCTATGAAGCCCTTGGCCTCGATGCCCGCGAGTACGACAAGTACGTGATCGCCAAAACCAACGAAACCTCTGCCCGGGTCTTCCCGGTGGTGCTCAACGTGGATCACCCCAAGTTCTACGAGCGCCTCGAGCAACTGGTGCGCAACAACGCTCAGCTGGCCGCCGCCGACGAGAGCGGTGCGATTGCACCGCTGAAGCTGCTGCGCAAGCTGCCCTACTGGGTGGCGAACGCCGCTGAGATGGCCAAGCTCTTCCTGATGAGCCCGATCCGCAGCGAGCAGTACCAGCCCGCCGTGCGCTGA
- a CDS encoding RNB domain-containing ribonuclease: protein MKFTVADLIDQLPAQEQCSLSSLEKALGLSSNADQAQLRIALTALVRVGVLEETDAGISRIDDEGLIEARLRCSSKGFCFALRDDGGEDIYIRDNQLNHAWNGDRVLVRITREGGRRRSPEGGVQCILERSTTSLLAQVEQQNERLLAVPLDDRLLASIELPASDSQYLTPADEAVVEVKVDRYPVGQLPSQGHVARSLPVNAGPEADLDLLITKHGLREQTAAPKATLKSLEAKDRDDLTALPTLLLQPWSSAEAPILPAVSLESTESGQRLWVHAPAVAERLGFASALDLHLREQAEALCLGSTWLPLLTSALTKAATFKPGSSEAALSVVLELNAEGQLEHYRFCRSTIKVDGLVDAKALQALAERKPKARTTPAALKALKDQLPLLEELIALAQQLRQQRLASGSIDLDLAMPSIDDLGDLAIPEPDESRQGWLVQLDPATEPSGLLRELVLPAHRALGRHLAALELPAIFAVNPAPDAEALNDVAKAALALEIPLELSADGNATAQELAQAFAGSDRCRVLQQQLREPLKPVTFSTEAGANALAGEAVALAPWCCPGLHYADLWNQHVLSLLLSEGKDRPSVRHKTRVDIAGDSSHGLIDWPLMPPSQIQPLEEGRSTALLHRLNGRCRFAADLQADALAMAQARQAEPLVGQTLTGVISGVQSYGFFVEVPPSQVEGLVHVSSLKDDWYEYRSRQNRLVGRKNRRTYMLGDAVEVTIQKVDVLRHQIDLAVVLPEGYEEYVPDGDGDHGADNGDAGEE from the coding sequence ATGAAATTCACGGTCGCCGACCTGATCGACCAGCTGCCCGCCCAGGAGCAGTGCAGCCTCAGCTCCCTGGAAAAGGCCCTGGGGCTCAGCAGCAATGCCGATCAGGCACAACTGCGCATTGCCCTCACCGCCTTGGTGCGCGTTGGCGTGCTCGAGGAAACCGACGCGGGCATCAGCCGCATCGACGATGAAGGCCTGATCGAAGCCCGCCTCCGCTGCAGCAGTAAAGGCTTCTGTTTCGCCCTGCGGGATGACGGCGGGGAGGACATCTACATCCGCGACAACCAGCTCAACCACGCCTGGAATGGCGACCGCGTCCTGGTGCGCATCACCCGCGAGGGGGGCCGGCGCCGCTCTCCTGAAGGAGGGGTGCAATGCATCCTCGAGCGGAGCACCACGAGCCTGCTGGCCCAGGTGGAACAGCAGAACGAACGCTTGCTGGCGGTGCCCCTCGACGATCGGCTGCTCGCCAGCATCGAACTGCCCGCCAGCGACAGCCAATACCTCACCCCGGCCGATGAAGCCGTGGTGGAGGTGAAGGTCGACCGGTACCCGGTGGGGCAATTGCCCTCCCAGGGTCACGTGGCCCGCAGCCTGCCGGTGAATGCCGGGCCGGAAGCCGATCTCGATCTGCTGATCACCAAACACGGGCTGCGCGAGCAAACGGCCGCACCGAAAGCCACGCTCAAGAGCCTCGAGGCCAAGGATCGCGACGACCTCACGGCCCTGCCCACCCTGCTGCTGCAGCCGTGGAGCAGCGCTGAAGCACCGATCCTGCCGGCGGTGTCGCTGGAGAGCACCGAAAGCGGCCAGCGGCTGTGGGTGCATGCACCAGCGGTGGCAGAACGCCTGGGCTTCGCCAGCGCCCTCGACCTGCACCTGCGCGAGCAGGCGGAAGCCCTCTGCCTCGGCAGCACCTGGCTGCCGCTGCTTACCTCTGCACTCACCAAGGCAGCCACCTTCAAACCCGGCAGCAGCGAAGCCGCACTGTCTGTCGTGCTCGAGCTCAACGCGGAAGGCCAGCTGGAGCATTACCGCTTCTGCCGCAGCACCATCAAGGTGGATGGCCTGGTGGATGCCAAGGCGCTGCAAGCCCTGGCCGAACGCAAACCCAAGGCCCGCACAACCCCGGCAGCCCTGAAAGCCCTTAAGGATCAGCTGCCGCTGCTGGAGGAGCTGATTGCCCTGGCCCAGCAGCTGCGTCAGCAGCGCCTGGCCAGCGGTTCGATCGATCTCGATTTAGCGATGCCCTCGATCGACGATCTGGGCGATCTGGCCATTCCCGAACCGGATGAGAGCCGCCAGGGCTGGTTGGTGCAGCTGGATCCAGCCACCGAACCCTCAGGCCTGCTGCGGGAGCTGGTGCTCCCCGCCCATCGGGCCCTTGGACGCCACCTGGCCGCTCTCGAGCTGCCGGCCATCTTCGCGGTGAATCCCGCTCCCGACGCCGAGGCCCTCAACGATGTGGCCAAGGCGGCCCTGGCCCTGGAAATCCCCCTGGAGCTCTCGGCCGATGGCAACGCCACCGCCCAGGAGCTGGCCCAGGCCTTTGCCGGCAGCGATCGCTGCCGCGTGCTGCAGCAACAGCTGCGCGAACCGCTCAAGCCGGTGACCTTCAGCACTGAGGCCGGTGCCAATGCCCTGGCGGGTGAAGCCGTGGCCCTGGCCCCCTGGTGCTGCCCTGGCCTGCACTACGCCGACCTCTGGAACCAGCACGTGCTCAGCCTGCTGCTGAGCGAAGGGAAAGACCGGCCCTCAGTGCGCCACAAGACCCGCGTCGACATCGCCGGCGACAGCAGCCATGGCCTGATCGACTGGCCGCTGATGCCCCCCAGCCAGATCCAACCGCTGGAGGAGGGCCGCAGCACAGCCCTGCTGCATCGCTTGAATGGCCGCTGCCGCTTCGCCGCTGACCTGCAGGCCGATGCCCTGGCCATGGCCCAGGCACGCCAGGCCGAACCGCTGGTGGGCCAAACACTCACCGGCGTGATCAGTGGCGTGCAGAGCTACGGCTTCTTCGTGGAAGTGCCCCCCTCTCAGGTGGAGGGCCTGGTGCATGTGAGCTCCCTGAAGGACGACTGGTACGAATACCGCTCGCGCCAGAACCGCCTGGTGGGCCGCAAGAACCGCCGCACCTACATGCTCGGCGACGCCGTGGAGGTGACCATCCAGAAGGTGGATGTGTTGCGTCACCAGATCGATCTGGCGGTGGTGTTGCCCGAGGGCTACGAGGAATACGTGCCCGATGGCGATGGCGATCACGGCGCTGACAACGGCGACGCCGGCGAGGAGTGA
- a CDS encoding TldD/PmbA family protein translates to MIATAPPTTGVLDSHWSPALEDLLACGRSAGADLVEVFLERTDHLGVLAEQDTITSVTPAFGMGAGIRVFLGHRDGFVSTNDLSPAGLRRALEQALGMLGLAPSSNGRSGFEGLPGLRDFGASKGDWLQRCPQIQEATARLLEGTDQLQRQGKHLQARRGSYARDWQEVLIAASDGTFGRDIRLHQSVGLNVLAADGEHRAGVGRRYGTSDQPDDLRRWDATASAAEVCGSAGTMLYADYVEAGQMPAVLANRFGGVIFHEACGHLLETTQVERGTTPFAERVGEVIAHEAVTAIDEGLTGGAFGSLSMDDEGMEAQRTVLIQNGVLQRFISDRAGELRTGHARTGSGRRQSHTFAAASRMRNTYIDAGPHTPEQLIASVDQGLYCKSMGGGSVGPTGQFNFAVEEGYLIENGQLTKPVKGATLIGEAKEVMPRISMCANDLELAAGFCGSVSGSIFVTVGQPHIKVDSITVGGR, encoded by the coding sequence GTGATCGCCACAGCACCGCCCACCACTGGCGTCCTCGACAGCCACTGGAGTCCAGCTCTTGAGGATCTCCTGGCCTGCGGCCGCTCCGCCGGTGCCGATCTGGTGGAGGTGTTCCTCGAGCGCACCGACCACCTGGGCGTGCTGGCCGAGCAAGACACGATCACCAGCGTGACCCCCGCCTTCGGCATGGGCGCTGGGATCCGGGTGTTCCTGGGCCATCGCGACGGCTTCGTGAGCACCAACGACCTCAGCCCCGCCGGCTTGCGTCGGGCTCTCGAACAGGCGCTCGGCATGCTCGGCCTGGCCCCGAGCAGCAATGGCCGCAGCGGCTTTGAAGGGCTGCCTGGCCTGCGCGATTTCGGCGCCAGCAAAGGCGACTGGCTGCAGCGGTGCCCCCAGATCCAGGAGGCCACGGCGCGGCTCCTGGAGGGCACCGATCAGCTGCAACGCCAAGGCAAGCACTTGCAGGCCCGCCGCGGCAGCTACGCCCGCGACTGGCAGGAAGTGCTGATCGCAGCCAGCGATGGCACCTTCGGCCGCGACATCCGCCTGCACCAATCGGTGGGGCTGAATGTGCTCGCCGCTGATGGGGAACACCGTGCGGGCGTAGGCCGCCGCTACGGCACCTCGGACCAACCCGATGATCTGCGCCGCTGGGATGCCACCGCCTCCGCCGCTGAGGTGTGCGGCAGCGCCGGCACGATGCTCTACGCCGACTACGTGGAAGCCGGCCAGATGCCGGCGGTGCTCGCCAACCGCTTCGGCGGTGTGATCTTCCACGAGGCCTGCGGCCACCTGCTGGAAACCACCCAGGTGGAGCGCGGCACCACCCCCTTCGCCGAGCGGGTGGGTGAGGTGATTGCCCACGAGGCCGTGACCGCCATCGATGAAGGCCTCACCGGCGGGGCCTTTGGCTCCCTGTCCATGGACGACGAGGGCATGGAAGCCCAGCGCACCGTGTTGATTCAAAACGGCGTGCTGCAGCGCTTCATCAGCGACCGCGCCGGCGAACTTCGCACCGGCCATGCCCGCACAGGAAGCGGCCGCCGCCAGAGCCACACCTTTGCGGCCGCCAGTCGCATGCGCAACACCTACATCGATGCAGGCCCCCACACGCCCGAGCAGCTGATCGCATCAGTGGATCAGGGGCTGTACTGCAAATCCATGGGCGGCGGCAGCGTCGGCCCCACCGGTCAGTTCAACTTCGCCGTGGAGGAGGGCTACCTGATCGAGAACGGTCAGCTCACCAAGCCGGTGAAGGGCGCCACCCTCATCGGCGAAGCCAAGGAGGTGATGCCGCGCATCTCGATGTGCGCCAACGACCTCGAGCTGGCCGCTGGCTTCTGCGGCTCAGTGAGCGGCAGCATTTTTGTCACCGTGGGCCAACCCCACATCAAGGTGGATTCGATCACCGTGGGAGGCCGTTGA
- a CDS encoding DUF565 domain-containing protein, giving the protein MTLPLQRTRLDGVQRRAGELLLGGFRGSWRRRSLAVLALLLGFYAGENVTALWLERVGQRPVVVLTLVLMLELLVRLRTRLVGERPGLGWIVTDNLRLGVVYAVVLEAFKLGS; this is encoded by the coding sequence ATGACGCTTCCGCTCCAGCGCACCCGCTTGGATGGCGTGCAACGCCGTGCGGGTGAGCTGCTGCTCGGTGGATTTCGGGGCAGTTGGCGGCGCCGCAGCCTGGCGGTGCTGGCTCTGCTGCTCGGCTTCTATGCGGGCGAGAACGTGACGGCGCTGTGGCTGGAGCGGGTGGGTCAGCGACCGGTGGTGGTGTTGACGCTAGTTCTGATGCTCGAGCTGCTGGTGCGCTTGCGCACCCGCCTGGTGGGAGAGCGGCCCGGTCTGGGCTGGATCGTGACCGACAACCTCCGGCTGGGTGTGGTGTACGCCGTGGTGCTGGAAGCGTTCAAGCTCGGGTCATGA
- a CDS encoding photosystem II reaction center protein Ycf12/Psb30, translating to MLQSRSPMGIDFHLIANFAALFLITIVGPAVIFILFYRRGAL from the coding sequence ATGCTGCAGAGCCGCTCTCCCATGGGAATCGATTTCCATCTGATCGCCAACTTTGCGGCCCTGTTCCTGATCACGATCGTCGGCCCCGCCGTGATCTTCATCCTCTTCTACCGCCGCGGCGCTCTCTGA
- the rpmF gene encoding 50S ribosomal protein L32 translates to MAVPKKKTSKGKRNQRHATWKGKAAIAAQKALSIGKAVLSGRAQGFVYPVAEDETEQG, encoded by the coding sequence ATGGCTGTTCCCAAGAAGAAAACGTCCAAGGGCAAGCGCAACCAGCGCCATGCCACCTGGAAGGGCAAGGCTGCCATTGCCGCCCAAAAGGCTCTGTCGATTGGTAAGGCCGTGCTGAGTGGCCGCGCCCAGGGCTTCGTCTACCCCGTGGCCGAAGACGAAACCGAGCAGGGCTGA
- the recJ gene encoding single-stranded-DNA-specific exonuclease RecJ, with the protein MLPQPSEQRWQLPAPVQIDPQLRSSGLCDPLLAVLQRRGYGDPEAIAALLEPAPAPDPRRHFPDLGKAVQRLRLACKQGERLAICGDYDADGMTSTALLVGVLRHLGAQPQAEIPSRLDDGYGLNTGMVERLASEGIRLLVTVDNGVAAREALLRADALEMDVVVTDHHTLPDELPPLLALLHPACTPEHSPYRGLAGVGLAYVLAMALARNCRSEPGLAMARDLFCIGTIADMAPLQGVNRRWLIDGLPGLKRSGLAGLQALQQVAGLEDAPVDAGAVGFQIAPRINAVGRLGDPQLVVDLLTTADEEEALELARQCEQLNRQRRDLCDAIEAEARALVDADGDQRSPFLLLAQTHWHHGVIGIVAARLVDAFGLPVALLASEGDGRLRASVRAPRGFAVDAALQACSDLLERHGGHPAAGGFTVRAEEITALHERLNALAEAWLQQQGGLRLVEPEALVQLQDITPQFWQQLQRLEPFGSGHPAPLFWCSRCRISQQRLLRGGHLQLTLRQGDSAVRAMAWRWGGDEQQLPKEVDVAFQLRLNRWNGTEQLQLDIAALRASSGDGLVLERCNRRYWVSRDGDALVIRNAAGDELRGLPDPTGSCAVNSDHPQGTHPYVQALLQDAAMAMGLAS; encoded by the coding sequence TTGCTCCCTCAACCCTCCGAGCAGCGCTGGCAGTTGCCGGCACCGGTTCAGATCGATCCCCAGCTGCGCAGCAGTGGCCTGTGCGATCCATTGCTGGCGGTGCTGCAGCGGCGCGGCTACGGCGATCCTGAGGCGATCGCGGCGTTGCTCGAACCGGCGCCAGCGCCGGATCCCCGCCGCCATTTCCCCGACCTGGGCAAGGCTGTGCAGCGCCTGCGCCTGGCCTGCAAACAAGGGGAGCGGCTGGCGATCTGCGGCGACTACGACGCCGATGGGATGACCAGCACAGCGCTGCTGGTGGGCGTGCTGCGCCACCTGGGGGCGCAACCCCAGGCGGAGATTCCCAGCCGACTCGACGATGGCTACGGCCTCAACACCGGGATGGTGGAACGGCTGGCCAGCGAGGGGATTCGCCTGCTGGTCACGGTGGACAACGGTGTGGCCGCCCGCGAAGCGCTGCTGCGAGCCGACGCACTGGAGATGGACGTGGTCGTGACCGACCACCACACCCTGCCGGACGAGCTGCCGCCCCTCCTGGCGCTGCTGCACCCGGCCTGCACCCCTGAGCACTCTCCCTACCGGGGCCTGGCGGGGGTGGGGCTGGCCTACGTGCTGGCCATGGCTCTGGCGCGCAACTGCCGCTCCGAGCCTGGGCTGGCCATGGCCCGCGATCTGTTTTGCATCGGCACGATCGCCGATATGGCGCCCCTGCAGGGCGTGAACCGGCGCTGGTTAATCGATGGCCTGCCAGGGCTCAAACGCAGCGGCTTGGCCGGACTGCAGGCGCTGCAACAGGTGGCTGGCCTCGAGGATGCGCCCGTGGATGCCGGTGCCGTGGGCTTCCAGATCGCGCCGCGCATCAATGCGGTGGGGCGCCTCGGTGATCCTCAGCTGGTGGTGGATCTCCTCACCACCGCCGATGAGGAGGAAGCCCTTGAATTGGCGCGCCAATGCGAGCAGCTCAACCGCCAGCGCCGCGACCTCTGCGATGCCATCGAAGCGGAGGCGCGAGCCCTGGTGGACGCCGATGGCGATCAACGCAGCCCCTTCCTGCTGCTGGCACAAACCCACTGGCACCACGGCGTGATCGGCATCGTGGCGGCCCGGCTGGTGGACGCCTTCGGACTGCCGGTGGCCCTGCTGGCCTCCGAGGGGGATGGCCGCCTGCGGGCCTCCGTGCGAGCACCCCGTGGCTTTGCGGTGGATGCCGCCCTGCAGGCCTGCAGCGATCTGCTGGAGCGCCATGGCGGCCATCCAGCCGCCGGCGGATTCACGGTGCGGGCCGAAGAGATCACCGCCCTGCATGAGCGCCTCAACGCCCTGGCCGAGGCCTGGCTCCAGCAACAGGGTGGCCTGCGGCTGGTGGAACCTGAGGCCTTGGTGCAACTGCAGGACATCACGCCTCAGTTTTGGCAGCAGCTCCAGCGGCTCGAGCCCTTTGGCAGCGGCCATCCGGCACCGCTGTTCTGGTGCAGCCGCTGCCGCATCAGCCAGCAACGCCTGCTGCGAGGCGGCCATCTGCAGCTCACCCTGCGCCAGGGCGATTCCGCTGTGCGCGCCATGGCCTGGCGTTGGGGCGGCGACGAGCAGCAGCTGCCGAAGGAGGTGGATGTGGCATTCCAGCTGCGCCTGAATCGCTGGAATGGCACCGAGCAACTCCAGCTCGACATCGCGGCACTTCGGGCCAGCTCAGGTGATGGCCTGGTGCTGGAGCGCTGCAACCGCCGCTATTGGGTAAGCCGCGATGGCGACGCGCTGGTGATTCGCAATGCAGCGGGCGACGAGCTGCGCGGCTTGCCCGATCCAACGGGAAGCTGTGCCGTCAACAGCGATCACCCCCAAGGCACCCATCCCTATGTGCAGGCCCTGCTCCAGGACGCGGCCATGGCCATGGGATTGGCCTCCTGA
- a CDS encoding TMEM165/GDT1 family protein, whose protein sequence is MQLPLLASTFATVFLAELGDKTQLAIVTISGTSSRSGAVFAGSSAALVLASLLGAGAGGSLSAVIPPDALQLAASVGFLVIGSRLLLKAGSEPEPNG, encoded by the coding sequence ATGCAATTACCCCTCCTCGCTTCCACCTTCGCCACCGTGTTCCTTGCGGAGCTGGGCGACAAAACCCAGCTGGCCATCGTGACCATCAGCGGCACATCCAGCCGCAGCGGAGCCGTGTTTGCCGGCAGTTCGGCGGCACTGGTGCTGGCCAGCCTGCTTGGCGCCGGGGCAGGGGGCTCCCTCTCGGCAGTGATCCCGCCCGATGCCCTCCAACTCGCCGCCTCAGTGGGATTCCTGGTGATCGGCAGCCGCCTGCTGTTGAAGGCCGGCAGCGAACCCGAGCCCAACGGTTGA
- a CDS encoding flavin prenyltransferase UbiX, whose protein sequence is MSQPQGHDPVVLAVSGASAQPLAERALQLLLQAEERVELVVSRGAIGVWQAELGVRVPSEPDAQERFWRERTGCKSGSLRCHRWNDQATGIASGSYRTRGMVILPCSMGAVGRIASGVATDLLERCADVHLKEGRPLVICPRETPWNLVHLRNLTALAEAGARIAPPVPAWYHQPTSIEEMVDFLVIRVFDCLGYDLGNLQRWSGPIQT, encoded by the coding sequence TTGAGCCAGCCTCAGGGGCATGATCCGGTTGTGCTGGCCGTCTCCGGTGCGAGCGCCCAGCCCCTGGCCGAGCGCGCCCTGCAGTTGTTGCTGCAGGCCGAGGAGCGCGTGGAGCTGGTGGTGAGTCGCGGCGCCATCGGGGTATGGCAAGCGGAGCTGGGCGTGCGGGTGCCCAGCGAGCCCGACGCCCAGGAGCGCTTCTGGCGGGAGCGCACCGGCTGCAAGAGCGGTTCCCTGCGCTGCCACCGCTGGAACGATCAGGCCACAGGCATCGCCAGCGGCAGCTACCGCACCCGCGGCATGGTGATCCTGCCCTGTTCGATGGGTGCGGTGGGCCGCATCGCGTCCGGTGTGGCCACCGATCTGCTCGAGCGCTGCGCCGATGTGCACCTCAAGGAAGGGCGCCCCCTGGTGATCTGCCCGCGGGAAACCCCCTGGAACCTGGTGCACCTGCGCAACCTCACGGCCTTGGCCGAGGCTGGTGCCCGCATCGCGCCCCCTGTTCCGGCCTGGTACCACCAGCCCACGAGCATCGAGGAGATGGTGGACTTTCTCGTGATCCGGGTGTTCGATTGCCTCGGCTATGACCTGGGCAACTTGCAGCGCTGGAGCGGCCCAATCCAGACCTGA
- a CDS encoding YkgJ family cysteine cluster protein, whose protein sequence is MSETLHWRCISGCGSCCRLDPGERNEALEALSAEQQQQYLEMVGPDGWCIHYDTGSSSCRIYDDRPFFCRVENLASLFGVAVEDANDFAIACCRQQIRCEHGGRGMVMKRFEQAIRQPAP, encoded by the coding sequence ATGAGCGAAACGCTGCACTGGCGCTGCATCAGCGGCTGTGGGTCGTGCTGCCGATTGGATCCAGGCGAGCGCAATGAAGCGCTGGAGGCCCTGAGCGCCGAACAGCAGCAGCAGTACCTCGAGATGGTGGGCCCGGATGGCTGGTGCATCCACTACGACACCGGCTCGAGCAGTTGCCGCATCTACGACGATCGGCCCTTCTTCTGCCGGGTGGAGAATCTGGCCTCCCTGTTCGGGGTCGCCGTCGAGGACGCGAACGACTTCGCCATCGCCTGCTGCCGGCAGCAGATCCGCTGCGAACACGGCGGTCGTGGCATGGTGATGAAGCGTTTCGAGCAGGCGATCCGCCAGCCGGCTCCCTGA
- a CDS encoding HAD-IA family hydrolase: protein MAAELTALLWDVDGTLAETELDGHRRAFNRAFADAGLPWHWDVPQYQQWVRISGGRERIAAFLSAVEGLAPDPQRVEQLQAAKQRHYNALVEQGALRLRPGVERLIRSAARAGVVQAIVTTSSRPAVQALLDRLLPDHSTCFALWVCGEDVRRKKPDPAAYALALAQLDLPAAGVIALEDSGNGVAAASGAGLTTLVTRSGSSATEAPEAFAAAAAVLDHLGDPEQPLSVLSGPACPQGWITLSYLQQLLAA from the coding sequence ATGGCAGCGGAGCTGACGGCGTTGCTCTGGGATGTGGACGGCACCCTGGCTGAAACCGAGCTGGATGGCCATCGGCGCGCCTTCAACCGTGCCTTTGCCGATGCCGGCCTGCCCTGGCATTGGGATGTGCCGCAGTACCAGCAGTGGGTACGGATCAGTGGCGGCCGTGAACGCATCGCCGCATTTCTCAGTGCGGTGGAGGGGCTGGCCCCGGATCCGCAGCGGGTGGAGCAACTCCAGGCAGCGAAGCAGCGCCACTACAACGCGTTGGTGGAGCAGGGCGCATTGCGGCTGCGCCCCGGGGTGGAGCGGTTGATTCGCAGCGCTGCGCGAGCGGGTGTGGTTCAAGCCATCGTGACCACGAGCTCCCGCCCAGCGGTGCAGGCACTCTTGGATCGGCTGTTGCCGGATCACAGCACCTGCTTTGCGTTGTGGGTGTGCGGCGAGGATGTGCGCCGCAAAAAGCCTGATCCGGCGGCCTATGCCCTGGCCCTCGCCCAGCTCGATCTGCCGGCGGCTGGCGTGATTGCCCTCGAGGATTCCGGCAATGGCGTGGCGGCAGCCAGCGGTGCTGGCCTCACCACCCTGGTCACCCGCAGCGGCTCCAGCGCCACGGAAGCGCCTGAGGCGTTTGCGGCGGCAGCGGCGGTGCTCGATCATCTTGGCGATCCGGAGCAGCCGCTCAGCGTTCTGAGCGGCCCGGCTTGCCCCCAGGGCTGGATCACGCTCTCCTATCTGCAGCAGCTGCTGGCCGCCTGA
- a CDS encoding TMEM165/GDT1 family protein, with the protein MADPSDAPRHETATDENPAADASQAGSFGAVFLTTFTTVFLAELGDKTQLAALLLSAESGRPVLVFVGASLALISSSLVGVLLGRWLSRVLPPQQLERLAGILMIGLGLWLGRQAAMSMFPLS; encoded by the coding sequence ATGGCCGACCCCAGCGACGCACCCCGTCACGAAACTGCAACCGACGAGAACCCGGCCGCTGATGCCAGTCAGGCCGGCAGTTTCGGGGCCGTGTTTCTCACCACCTTCACCACGGTGTTCCTGGCGGAGCTGGGCGACAAAACCCAGTTGGCGGCGCTGCTGCTCTCCGCCGAATCCGGGCGGCCCGTGCTGGTGTTTGTGGGCGCCTCACTGGCGCTGATCAGCTCCAGCCTGGTGGGGGTGCTGCTGGGCCGTTGGCTCTCGCGAGTGCTGCCGCCGCAGCAGCTGGAGCGCCTGGCCGGAATTCTGATGATCGGCCTGGGGCTGTGGCTCGGCCGTCAGGCCGCGATGAGCATGTTCCCCCTCTCCTGA